From Gemmatimonadaceae bacterium, a single genomic window includes:
- the gspG gene encoding type II secretion system major pseudopilin GspG, with translation MWCRTERSARGARRRGHLRSPGGFTLIELLVTIAIIATLAAIVAPSLFGNIGEARRNTAKSQIQILSLALDAYRLDNEGFPTSAQGLEALRTLPVADSPPNWKGPYLRQIVPLDPWGRPYVYVSPGVANPNAYDLYTLGKDGRPGGDGEDADMTSWNGPVHQ, from the coding sequence GTGTGGTGCAGGACTGAGCGTTCCGCGCGCGGCGCGCGCCGGCGCGGGCATCTGCGTTCGCCCGGCGGCTTCACGCTGATCGAATTGCTGGTGACGATCGCGATCATCGCGACGCTCGCGGCCATCGTGGCGCCGTCGCTGTTCGGCAACATCGGCGAAGCGCGGAGAAATACCGCGAAGAGTCAAATTCAAATTCTCTCATTGGCGCTGGATGCGTATCGCCTGGACAATGAGGGATTTCCGACGAGTGCGCAGGGGCTCGAGGCGCTGCGGACATTGCCGGTGGCGGATTCGCCGCCGAACTGGAAGGGCCCGTATCTCCGCCAGATCGTGCCGCTCGATCCGTGGGGCCGGCCGTACGTGTACGTCTCGCCCGGGGTCGCGAATCCCAATGCGTACGACTTGTACACCTTGGGCAAGGATGGGCGCCCGGGCGGTGATGGTGAAGATGCGGACATGACGTCGTGGAACGGGCCCGTTCATCAATAG
- a CDS encoding GspE/PulE family protein: MVASATALCSMLIQTTNALMLAGGLSREYLLHHKVCPKAIGDDGALIVAAAEHALRGSASDLAYVYQRAVTFETVKQDELERLIERLTTRSERSIELARADVAADDLTTDVRDLANQPPVIRYVNLLVRDAYDAAASDIHLEATRTGLSVRFRVDGVLVPAPEPPAHLHHAVVSRIKLLAELDIAERRRPQDGRIRVRLEARELDLRVSTVPTMFGESVVLRLLDHGGRPVTLSELGMSPTVFQATSRLAGKPHGMLLVTGPTGSGKTTTLYAALQQRDATVEKIITVEDPIEYQLPGITQMPVHRQAGVTFGAALRAILRQDPDVVMIGEMRDKETAEISVQASMTGHLVFSTLHTNDAVSAIPRLLDLGVPDYLVAATLEGVLAQRLVRRICDECRVEYEPNPETVAAVAGRDMRRATLVRGEGCRACRGTGYRGRVGIFELLTVTDALRDAIAARAPRAELRALALEAGFVALREDGWLKVESQHTTVEEVARVVQD, translated from the coding sequence ATGGTGGCGTCGGCGACGGCACTGTGCAGCATGCTCATTCAAACGACCAATGCGTTGATGCTCGCCGGTGGACTGAGCCGAGAGTATCTGCTGCATCACAAGGTATGTCCGAAGGCGATTGGGGACGACGGCGCGCTGATCGTTGCCGCGGCGGAGCATGCGCTGCGCGGCAGCGCGTCGGATCTCGCGTACGTGTATCAGCGCGCGGTGACGTTCGAGACCGTGAAGCAGGATGAGCTGGAGCGATTGATCGAGCGTCTCACGACACGGTCGGAGCGGTCGATCGAGCTTGCGCGCGCCGACGTAGCGGCGGACGATCTCACCACCGACGTGCGCGATCTCGCGAACCAGCCGCCGGTCATTCGGTACGTCAATTTGCTCGTGCGCGACGCGTATGACGCGGCGGCGAGCGACATTCATCTCGAGGCGACGCGGACGGGATTGTCCGTTCGCTTTCGGGTGGACGGTGTGCTCGTGCCGGCGCCCGAGCCGCCGGCGCATTTGCATCATGCCGTGGTATCGCGCATCAAGCTGCTCGCGGAGCTGGACATCGCGGAGCGGCGGCGTCCGCAGGATGGGCGCATTCGCGTGCGGCTCGAGGCGCGCGAGTTGGATCTCCGCGTGTCGACCGTGCCGACGATGTTCGGCGAGAGCGTCGTGCTTCGCCTGCTCGATCACGGCGGGCGTCCCGTCACGCTCAGCGAGTTGGGGATGTCGCCGACTGTATTCCAAGCGACGTCGCGGTTGGCGGGGAAGCCGCATGGGATGCTGCTCGTGACCGGGCCGACGGGCAGCGGCAAGACGACAACCTTGTATGCGGCTCTGCAGCAGCGTGACGCGACGGTCGAGAAGATCATCACCGTCGAAGATCCGATCGAGTATCAACTGCCGGGCATCACGCAGATGCCGGTGCACCGCCAGGCGGGCGTGACGTTCGGTGCCGCGTTGCGCGCGATTCTGCGGCAGGATCCCGACGTCGTGATGATCGGCGAAATGCGGGACAAGGAGACCGCGGAGATCTCGGTGCAAGCGTCGATGACCGGGCATCTCGTGTTCAGCACGCTGCATACGAATGATGCCGTGAGTGCGATACCGAGGCTGTTGGACCTTGGCGTTCCGGATTACCTGGTGGCGGCGACGCTGGAAGGCGTGTTGGCGCAGCGGCTCGTGCGGCGGATCTGTGATGAATGTCGCGTCGAGTACGAGCCGAATCCGGAGACGGTTGCGGCGGTCGCCGGGCGCGATATGCGGCGGGCGACGCTGGTGCGTGGGGAAGGATGTCGCGCCTGTCGAGGCACGGGATATCGCGGGCGCGTGGGGATCTTCGAGCTGCTGACCGTCACGGATGCGCTGCGCGATGCCATCGCGGCGCGTGCGCCGCGTGCCGAGCTGCGGGCGCTTGCTCTCGAGGCGGGTTTCGTCGCGCTGCGAGAGGACGGCTGGCTCAAGGTCGAGTCGCAACACACGACGGTGGAGGAGGTGGCGCGTGTGGTGCAGGACTGA
- a CDS encoding N-6 DNA methylase has protein sequence MPTLHAAAQLLLAANSIDGLVPLARAIGCAGDVAPLDTPTRQSLGIIQGVSDARIATGRGALRALLLSVSDGTPLRDRIPRLAARLASRAPHVLWIVLAVQPETDSLAIAAWTDDRRPPRIAALVAQRSRLADSDAETVRSLAAAAGPRDLLTHARWVEILGRDALTIRFYRALEGAIGKLTESSPAGSAAVRRELALLDTSRLLFLTFLEAKGWLAGDHAFIARHYEQCVANRGGFRSRILRPLFFGTLNTPRSARATLALRFGNVPFLNGGLFSRTPLERQSRHVSFSDDAYGALLFDVFGQYRFTAHEESASWNEAAVDPEMLGRAFESLMANQERRKTGAFFTPFALVERVTRCGLEATPIHTRDDLARAAVLDPACGSGAFLVHTLERLADRARELGDDGPMSEIRRRILTRSIFGVDVNPTAVWLCQLRLWLSVVIDSDETDPAAVMPLPNLDRNVRVGDALQGASFNEESTPVRGDRSVARLRERYARATGPRKESLARELDHTERARALAVIDANLESVAARRRDLLSARRGRDLFGGRYRPSAAERDAAAGLRRHAAALRTTRRTIANGGALPFSFPTHFADVCARGGFSLIVGNPPWVRLHRIPVQQRAAIRRDFAVARTAAWEAGATSAGAGAGFAAQIDVASLFIERSSELIAPDGAMALLVPSKLWRSLAGGGVRHLLFEKTRVLTLEDYSEAPAAFDAAVYPSLIVARRPADDTPRICDTKFAVHHKGQHAFRWCAPCDSAAFDESRGAPWVLLPPEARRAFDLIRRIGQPLAESALGRPYLGVKCGCNDAFIVECVDAHGELAEVVTSDGQAITVERSRVRPLLRGEVLRPWCVPANYESILWTHDPDGTASHKLPALTSRWLAQWRHALVNRSDARNRARWWSLFRVESARNDRPRVVWADVGKELRASVLPAGDERIPLNTCYVVRCRDECDAHAFAALLNGPLARAWLNAVAEPARGGYHRYLGWTMALLPIPTPWDDVRHALAKIGRRGALGARISDVELLEAATEAYGIVHDDVAPLVAWSAG, from the coding sequence GTGCCCACACTCCACGCAGCCGCGCAACTCCTGCTCGCGGCCAACTCCATCGATGGCCTCGTGCCTCTCGCGCGCGCCATCGGCTGCGCCGGCGACGTCGCCCCGCTCGACACGCCTACCCGCCAGTCGCTCGGCATCATTCAAGGAGTTTCGGACGCGCGCATCGCGACCGGGCGCGGTGCGCTGCGTGCCTTGCTCCTGTCGGTAAGCGACGGCACTCCGCTACGCGACCGTATCCCCCGCCTCGCCGCTCGGCTCGCCTCGCGCGCGCCGCACGTCCTGTGGATCGTACTCGCGGTCCAACCCGAAACCGATTCGCTCGCGATCGCCGCGTGGACAGATGACAGACGCCCACCGCGCATCGCGGCCCTCGTGGCGCAACGCAGCCGCCTCGCCGACAGCGATGCGGAGACGGTGCGTTCCCTCGCCGCCGCCGCCGGCCCGCGCGATCTTCTCACCCACGCGCGCTGGGTCGAGATCCTGGGCCGAGATGCGTTGACGATCCGCTTTTATCGCGCGCTCGAAGGGGCGATCGGCAAGCTCACCGAGTCATCGCCCGCCGGCAGCGCCGCCGTCCGGCGCGAGCTCGCGCTACTCGATACCTCGCGCCTGCTCTTCCTCACCTTCCTCGAGGCGAAAGGCTGGCTCGCCGGAGACCACGCGTTCATCGCGCGCCACTATGAGCAATGCGTCGCCAACCGCGGCGGTTTTCGTAGCCGCATCCTGCGGCCGCTCTTCTTCGGCACGCTCAACACACCACGATCCGCGCGCGCCACGCTCGCCCTCCGATTTGGTAACGTTCCGTTCCTAAATGGCGGTCTCTTTTCGCGCACGCCACTCGAGCGCCAATCCCGCCACGTCTCATTCTCCGACGACGCCTACGGCGCGCTCCTCTTCGACGTGTTCGGGCAATACCGATTCACCGCCCACGAAGAATCCGCCTCCTGGAACGAAGCCGCCGTCGACCCCGAGATGCTCGGTCGTGCCTTCGAGTCGCTCATGGCCAATCAGGAGCGACGAAAGACCGGCGCCTTCTTCACCCCGTTCGCGCTCGTCGAACGCGTCACGCGCTGCGGCCTCGAGGCCACACCAATTCACACGCGGGACGATCTCGCGCGCGCCGCCGTGCTCGATCCCGCCTGCGGCTCGGGCGCATTCCTCGTCCACACACTCGAGCGACTCGCCGACCGCGCCCGCGAGCTCGGCGACGACGGCCCGATGTCCGAGATTCGCCGCCGTATCCTCACGCGCTCGATCTTCGGCGTGGATGTCAATCCAACCGCCGTCTGGCTGTGTCAGCTCCGCCTCTGGCTGTCCGTCGTCATCGACAGCGACGAGACCGATCCCGCCGCCGTCATGCCGCTGCCCAATCTCGATCGCAACGTGCGCGTCGGCGACGCTCTCCAGGGCGCAAGCTTCAACGAGGAATCGACGCCAGTCCGCGGCGACAGATCAGTCGCTCGTCTTCGCGAACGCTATGCGCGCGCGACCGGCCCGCGAAAGGAATCGCTCGCCCGCGAGCTCGATCACACCGAGCGCGCGCGCGCCCTCGCCGTCATCGACGCCAATCTCGAATCAGTCGCCGCCCGCCGGCGCGATCTTCTCTCCGCACGGCGCGGACGCGATCTGTTCGGCGGACGATACCGCCCATCAGCCGCCGAACGTGACGCAGCCGCCGGGTTGCGCCGACATGCCGCAGCGCTTCGAACCACGCGTCGTACGATCGCAAACGGCGGTGCGCTGCCCTTCTCATTTCCAACGCACTTCGCCGACGTATGCGCGCGCGGCGGGTTCTCGCTCATCGTCGGCAATCCGCCGTGGGTTCGGCTGCATCGAATTCCCGTGCAACAACGTGCCGCCATCCGACGCGACTTCGCCGTCGCGCGTACCGCCGCCTGGGAGGCAGGCGCAACCTCCGCCGGCGCCGGCGCCGGATTCGCCGCGCAGATCGACGTCGCCTCGCTCTTCATCGAGCGCTCGAGCGAGCTGATCGCGCCAGACGGCGCAATGGCCCTGCTCGTTCCGTCGAAGCTCTGGCGTTCGCTCGCGGGAGGTGGCGTTCGACACCTCCTGTTCGAGAAGACTCGAGTACTGACGCTCGAAGATTATTCCGAGGCTCCGGCTGCATTCGACGCGGCCGTCTACCCCTCGCTCATCGTCGCGCGCAGGCCCGCGGACGACACTCCTCGCATCTGCGACACGAAGTTCGCGGTGCATCACAAAGGACAGCACGCGTTTCGTTGGTGTGCGCCGTGTGACTCGGCGGCATTCGATGAGTCTCGTGGCGCACCGTGGGTGCTGCTTCCACCCGAAGCGCGGCGCGCCTTCGACCTCATACGCCGGATCGGTCAGCCCCTCGCCGAAAGCGCGCTGGGCCGCCCGTACCTCGGCGTCAAATGCGGTTGCAACGATGCATTCATCGTCGAGTGCGTCGATGCGCACGGCGAGCTCGCGGAGGTCGTCACGTCAGACGGTCAGGCGATCACCGTCGAGCGTTCGCGCGTACGCCCGTTGTTACGCGGCGAAGTGCTTCGTCCGTGGTGCGTGCCGGCGAATTACGAGTCCATTCTTTGGACGCACGATCCCGACGGCACGGCTAGCCACAAGCTCCCCGCGCTGACGAGTCGTTGGCTCGCGCAGTGGCGGCACGCGCTCGTGAATCGAAGCGATGCACGCAACCGCGCGCGGTGGTGGTCTCTCTTTCGCGTCGAGAGCGCGCGAAATGATCGGCCGCGCGTCGTGTGGGCCGACGTCGGAAAGGAACTGCGCGCGTCCGTGCTGCCCGCGGGCGACGAACGCATTCCGTTGAACACCTGCTACGTCGTTCGCTGTCGCGATGAGTGCGATGCACACGCATTTGCCGCATTGCTCAACGGTCCGCTGGCTCGCGCGTGGTTGAATGCGGTGGCCGAACCGGCGCGCGGCGGCTATCACCGCTACCTCGGCTGGACGATGGCGCTCTTGCCGATTCCCACGCCGTGGGACGACGTACGCCACGCACTCGCGAAGATCGGCCGACGCGGCGCACTCGGCGCGCGCATCAGCGACGTCGAGTTGCTCGAGGCGGCGACCGAGGCGTACGGTATCGTTCACGACGACGTCGCTCCGCTCGTGGCGTGGAGCGCGGGGTGA